One part of the Methylobacterium terrae genome encodes these proteins:
- a CDS encoding peptidase: MTYCVGILVEEGLVMIADTRTNAGLDDISTYRKLHMFTKPGERVLALASAGNLSVTQSVLSLLTEGVEDPDTGKPETIYDAPTMFRAAQLIGRAIRKVRAIERAGFEAAQLRFEVSFLFGGQIGDGPMRLYMIYSAGNFIACSQDAPFLQIGEHKYGKPILDRAVTYRTDIYDALKVGLVSMDSTMRSNLGVGLPIDLTVIRRNTCDTEVSHRIEAGEPYFHDLRERWSAALRAAHRAIPRPPYGPGTK; encoded by the coding sequence ATGACCTATTGCGTCGGGATCCTGGTGGAGGAGGGTCTCGTCATGATCGCCGACACCCGCACGAATGCGGGGCTCGACGACATCTCGACCTACCGCAAGCTCCACATGTTCACGAAGCCGGGCGAGCGGGTGCTGGCGCTGGCCTCGGCCGGCAACCTGTCGGTGACCCAGTCGGTGCTCTCGCTCCTGACCGAGGGCGTCGAGGATCCCGATACCGGTAAGCCCGAGACGATCTACGACGCGCCGACGATGTTCCGCGCCGCCCAGCTCATCGGCCGCGCGATCCGCAAGGTGCGGGCGATCGAGCGCGCCGGATTCGAGGCGGCGCAGCTGCGCTTCGAGGTCTCGTTCCTGTTCGGCGGCCAGATCGGCGACGGGCCGATGCGGCTCTACATGATCTACTCCGCCGGCAACTTCATCGCCTGCAGCCAGGACGCGCCCTTCCTGCAGATCGGCGAGCACAAGTACGGCAAGCCGATTCTCGACCGCGCCGTGACCTACCGGACCGACATCTACGACGCCCTCAAGGTCGGCCTGGTCTCGATGGACTCGACCATGCGCTCGAATCTCGGCGTCGGCCTGCCGATCGACCTCACGGTGATCCGCCGCAACACCTGCGACACCGAGGTCTCGCACCGGATCGAGGCCGGCGAGCCCTACTTCCACGACCTGCGCGAGCGCTGGTCGGCGGCGCTCAGGGCGGCCCACCGGGCGATCCCGCGGCCGCCTTATGGGCCTGGGACGAAGTAG
- a CDS encoding GNAT family N-acetyltransferase: MSDLSIRPVDRTDLPCLLDLYVHLDPDGARCSLDDAVAVIDQLSRYEGSVILVGAVGDALVTTCTLVVIPNLTRGAKPYALIENVVTHADHRGTGFGRTVLSAAVERAWEAGCYKVMLMTGSKKPSTLAFYEAAGFEQTKTGFQIRRAPARRE; the protein is encoded by the coding sequence ATGTCCGATCTCTCCATCCGACCCGTCGATCGCACCGATCTGCCATGTCTCCTCGACCTGTACGTCCACCTTGACCCGGACGGTGCGCGCTGCTCGCTTGATGACGCTGTCGCCGTCATCGACCAGCTATCGCGCTACGAAGGCAGCGTCATCCTCGTGGGGGCGGTCGGAGATGCACTAGTCACGACCTGCACGCTTGTCGTGATACCGAACCTCACCCGGGGGGCTAAGCCTTATGCGCTGATCGAGAACGTCGTCACCCACGCCGATCATCGGGGAACGGGGTTCGGGCGCACAGTCCTGAGCGCGGCCGTCGAACGCGCGTGGGAGGCTGGGTGCTACAAGGTCATGCTGATGACCGGTTCGAAGAAGCCGTCCACGCTCGCCTTCTACGAGGCAGCCGGTTTCGAGCAAACCAAGACGGGCTTCCAGATCAGGCGGGCACCAGCGCGGCGGGAATGA
- a CDS encoding transglutaminase family protein → MRIRVVHETVYQYDSPARGLIQMLRLTPRDHDGQHVRAWRIEPTVDGRLSRREDGFGNVVHVFSADGLEEALTIRVTGEVETTETHGVMRGISEWLPDPFYLRESRFAVADEAIRAFADDAAAGGNDPLDRLHRLLAGVHGAVEYAPGPTGAATTAAEAFALRKGVGQDLAHVFIAAARHLEIPVRYVSGYYWRPDAAEQEAGHAWVEARVPDLGWVGFDPAHGIAVTEAHLRVAIGLDYLDAAPVRGSRTGGGTETMIVRVRVDDARATNREAADEEAGDRAPAAPAGRAQVQSQG, encoded by the coding sequence ATGCGCATCCGCGTCGTCCACGAGACGGTCTACCAGTACGACAGCCCGGCCCGGGGCCTGATCCAGATGCTGCGGCTGACCCCGCGCGACCATGACGGCCAGCACGTGCGCGCCTGGCGCATCGAGCCGACGGTGGACGGCCGCCTGAGCCGGCGCGAGGACGGCTTCGGCAACGTCGTCCACGTCTTCAGCGCCGACGGCCTGGAGGAGGCCCTGACCATCCGGGTCACCGGCGAGGTCGAGACCACCGAGACCCACGGCGTGATGCGCGGCATCTCCGAGTGGCTGCCCGATCCGTTCTACCTGCGCGAGTCGCGCTTCGCCGTCGCCGACGAGGCGATCCGGGCCTTCGCCGACGACGCTGCGGCGGGCGGCAACGATCCCCTCGACCGTCTTCACCGCCTGCTCGCCGGCGTCCACGGCGCGGTCGAGTACGCGCCGGGCCCGACCGGCGCCGCCACCACCGCGGCCGAGGCCTTCGCGTTGCGCAAGGGGGTCGGGCAGGACCTCGCCCACGTCTTCATCGCGGCGGCGCGCCACCTCGAGATCCCGGTGCGCTACGTCTCGGGCTATTACTGGCGCCCCGACGCGGCCGAGCAGGAGGCCGGTCACGCCTGGGTCGAGGCCCGGGTGCCGGATCTCGGCTGGGTCGGGTTCGACCCCGCCCACGGCATCGCGGTGACCGAGGCGCACCTGCGGGTGGCGATCGGCCTCGACTACCTCGACGCCGCCCCGGTCCGCGGCAGCCGCACCGGCGGCGGCACCGAGACGATGATCGTGCGGGTGCGCGTCGACGACGCGAGGGCCACGAACCGGGAGGCCGCGGACGAGGAAGCCGGGGACCGGGCGCCCGCGGCGCCGGCGGGGCGGGCCCAGGTTCAGTCTCAGGGCTGA